The following proteins are encoded in a genomic region of Arcobacter suis CECT 7833:
- a CDS encoding cation:proton antiporter, translating into MEKILLMISVCTIIMMAPIVSKMIKAPVVVVEIVLGLIAGYLGLIYADETLKLIAKFGFVYLMFLAGLEINFKLVKIIKATLAVNVVLYFILLYSISGFVCWFFSLGLTYFVALPIFSLGMIMMLIKEYGKEEPWLNLALSIGVVGEIISILALTLFSGWTEHGFSISFFISILTVISVVAITILGLRVFYIAFWWFPELKKFLIPDSQNDRYDQDIRFSISLLLILVSIMLLLKIDVVLGAFTAGLFFKMFFNQKHELLDKIESFGFGFFAPIFFIYTGSTVKLDIIDLEIMKHAGFIIVAIISIRLISSYLVFFNYLKFKQTALFALSDSMPLTFMVAIAMLSFNYGLITQAEYFSFIIASMIDGLFLMIFIRKLYKWFKLEK; encoded by the coding sequence GTGGAAAAAATTCTTTTGATGATTTCAGTGTGTACAATTATTATGATGGCACCCATTGTTTCAAAAATGATAAAAGCACCTGTAGTTGTTGTTGAAATAGTTTTAGGACTAATTGCGGGTTATTTAGGATTGATATATGCGGATGAAACATTAAAATTAATTGCTAAATTTGGATTCGTTTATTTGATGTTTCTTGCAGGACTTGAGATAAATTTTAAACTTGTAAAAATTATAAAAGCAACTTTAGCTGTAAATGTAGTTTTATATTTTATTTTGTTGTATTCAATCTCTGGATTTGTTTGTTGGTTTTTCTCTTTAGGACTTACTTATTTCGTGGCTTTACCTATTTTCTCTTTAGGTATGATTATGATGCTTATAAAAGAGTATGGAAAAGAAGAACCATGGTTAAATCTAGCTTTATCAATAGGTGTAGTGGGTGAGATAATAAGTATTTTAGCTTTAACTTTATTTAGTGGTTGGACAGAACATGGTTTTAGTATTAGCTTTTTTATATCAATTTTAACTGTTATTAGTGTTGTTGCTATTACAATCTTGGGATTAAGAGTTTTTTATATTGCTTTTTGGTGGTTCCCTGAATTAAAAAAATTTCTTATTCCTGATTCTCAAAATGATAGATATGACCAAGATATAAGATTTTCTATTTCACTTTTATTGATTTTAGTATCAATTATGTTATTGTTAAAAATCGATGTTGTTTTAGGAGCATTTACTGCTGGATTATTCTTTAAAATGTTTTTTAATCAAAAACATGAACTTCTTGATAAAATTGAATCTTTTGGTTTTGGTTTTTTTGCACCAATATTCTTTATTTATACAGGTTCAACTGTAAAACTTGATATTATTGATTTAGAAATTATGAAACATGCGGGATTTATAATTGTTGCAATCATATCAATTAGATTAATTAGTTCTTATTTAGTATTTTTTAATTATTTAAAATTCAAACAAACAGCACTTTTTGCCCTTAGTGATTCTATGCCTCTTACTTTTATGGTAGCAATTGCTATGTTATCTTTTAATTATGGTCTAATAACTCAAGCTGAATATTTCTCATTTATTATTGCTAGTATGATAGATGGACTATTTCTTATGATATTTATCCGAAAACTTTACAAATGGTTTAAATTAGAAAAGTAA
- the soxC gene encoding sulfite dehydrogenase, translating to MKNSKVLQDVKSNSMEIPSRRDFFRKTAIYSAGALSAASILSPVSVKADEVAIINEVPWGVKLGDPVDKNLYGIPSPYEHNNIRRTHDLFSSGDAYASVSMCPIHESDGIITPNGLFFTRDHGGTAHVDPNEWRLMIHGKVKKEIVLTLEDLKKYPSESRIYFIECPANGSPEWRGPQFNSLQFMKGLMSAAQWTGVMLKTILDDLGLEKDAVWMLAEGSDNASNPRSIPVEKALDDVMVVWGQNGEALRPEQGYPVRLIVPGWEGNLNTKWLRRLEFSDKPWHSKEETSKYTMLQKSGKAIRYFWVNEVNSVITSPCPEKPWTHLKKGEMVEIEGLAWSGHGTIKGVDISFDGGDNWVEARLKGLVLPKSWTRFSYVIKWDGKPLFLASRSYDDFGNIQPTIDQETSAVGVESVYHRNAIVTWEITNKGECNNVQIRKHKKA from the coding sequence TTGAAAAACAGCAAAGTTTTACAAGATGTAAAATCTAATTCTATGGAAATTCCAAGTAGAAGAGATTTTTTTAGAAAAACAGCTATTTATTCTGCTGGAGCTTTAAGTGCTGCATCAATTTTATCGCCAGTATCTGTAAAAGCAGATGAAGTAGCAATAATAAATGAAGTACCTTGGGGTGTAAAGTTAGGAGATCCTGTAGATAAAAATTTATATGGTATTCCATCACCTTATGAACATAATAATATTAGAAGAACACATGATTTATTTTCATCAGGAGATGCTTATGCTTCTGTATCTATGTGTCCAATTCATGAATCTGATGGAATTATTACTCCAAATGGATTATTTTTTACAAGAGATCACGGTGGAACAGCTCATGTTGATCCAAATGAGTGGAGATTAATGATTCATGGTAAAGTTAAAAAAGAGATAGTTTTAACTTTAGAAGATTTAAAAAAATATCCAAGTGAATCAAGAATCTACTTTATAGAATGTCCAGCAAATGGAAGTCCAGAGTGGAGAGGTCCTCAGTTTAATAGTTTACAATTTATGAAAGGTCTTATGAGTGCAGCTCAATGGACAGGAGTTATGTTAAAAACTATTTTAGATGATTTAGGGCTTGAAAAAGATGCAGTTTGGATGTTAGCCGAAGGAAGTGATAATGCTTCAAATCCAAGAAGTATTCCAGTTGAAAAAGCTTTAGATGATGTAATGGTTGTTTGGGGACAAAATGGTGAAGCATTAAGACCTGAACAAGGTTATCCTGTAAGACTTATTGTTCCAGGATGGGAAGGAAATCTTAACACTAAATGGTTAAGAAGATTAGAATTCTCAGATAAACCATGGCACTCAAAAGAAGAGACTTCAAAATATACAATGCTTCAAAAATCAGGTAAAGCTATTAGATATTTCTGGGTAAATGAAGTAAATTCAGTAATTACTTCACCATGTCCTGAAAAACCATGGACACATTTGAAAAAAGGTGAAATGGTAGAAATAGAAGGACTTGCTTGGTCTGGTCATGGAACAATCAAAGGTGTTGATATTTCATTTGATGGTGGAGATAATTGGGTTGAAGCAAGGCTTAAAGGTTTGGTATTGCCAAAATCTTGGACAAGATTCTCTTATGTTATTAAATGGGACGGAAAACCTCTATTTTTAGCAAGTAGATCTTATGATGATTTTGGAAATATTCAACCAACAATTGATCAAGAAACTTCTGCTGTTGGAGTTGAATCTGTATATCACAGAAATGCTATTGTAACTTGGGAAATCACAAATAAAGGAGAGTGTAATAATGTTCAAATTAGAAAACACAAAAAAGCTTAA
- a CDS encoding c-type cytochrome, translated as MFKLENTKKLKSALLGIGLSTFLASSALASSKEMSVDGAVKYPIKDGKYTSYYLNIQEIKDFNIGRTPTKREITAWDVDAKPDGTGLPQFDMKNGEVVLGDDGKPKKAEGSVELGNELYDAQCVMCHGDFGTGGKGYPRLAGGTKESLKIQRLNPADEHPNPDTPIRTIGSYWPYASTLYWYVQDSMPFNHPKSLTNSETYALTAYLLSINGITYEGVELDDEFVLDKEKLMKIVMPNHDGFYPEVDTKDPKQGVKNMTALLSDPKIYGTGTRCMKDCIKEDIQNLLMKVNIDLTANSNQPMSVVRSLPKVENKVSLSFGQKTYEESCVTCHGNPALGAPVLGDKEAWKKVTAKGVEKVYHNGINGINSMPPKGGTDLNDEQIKEVIDYMINSSK; from the coding sequence ATGTTCAAATTAGAAAACACAAAAAAGCTTAAATCAGCTCTTCTTGGTATTGGTTTATCAACTTTTTTAGCTAGTTCAGCGCTGGCAAGTTCAAAAGAAATGTCAGTTGATGGAGCAGTAAAATATCCTATAAAAGATGGTAAATATACTTCATATTATTTGAACATTCAAGAAATTAAAGATTTTAATATTGGAAGAACTCCAACAAAAAGAGAAATAACAGCTTGGGATGTTGATGCAAAACCTGATGGAACTGGTTTACCACAGTTTGATATGAAAAATGGTGAAGTTGTACTTGGTGATGATGGAAAACCAAAAAAAGCAGAAGGTTCAGTTGAACTTGGAAATGAACTTTATGATGCACAATGTGTAATGTGTCATGGTGATTTTGGAACAGGTGGAAAAGGTTATCCTAGACTGGCTGGTGGAACAAAAGAGTCATTAAAAATTCAAAGACTAAATCCAGCAGATGAACATCCAAATCCTGATACTCCAATTAGAACAATAGGTTCCTATTGGCCATATGCTAGTACTTTGTATTGGTATGTTCAAGATTCAATGCCATTTAATCATCCAAAAAGTTTGACAAATAGTGAAACTTATGCCCTTACAGCATATTTATTATCTATAAATGGAATAACTTATGAGGGTGTTGAACTTGATGATGAATTTGTATTAGATAAAGAAAAATTAATGAAAATTGTGATGCCAAATCACGATGGATTTTATCCTGAAGTTGATACAAAAGATCCAAAACAAGGTGTGAAAAATATGACAGCATTACTTTCTGATCCTAAAATTTATGGAACAGGAACAAGATGTATGAAAGATTGTATAAAAGAAGATATTCAAAATCTTTTAATGAAAGTAAATATTGATTTAACGGCAAATTCAAATCAGCCTATGTCAGTTGTAAGAAGTTTACCAAAAGTTGAAAATAAAGTTTCACTATCTTTTGGACAAAAAACTTATGAAGAAAGTTGTGTAACTTGTCATGGAAACCCAGCCCTTGGAGCACCAGTTTTAGGGGATAAAGAAGCTTGGAAAAAAGTTACTGCAAAGGGAGTGGAAAAAGTTTATCATAATGGAATTAATGGTATAAATAGTATGCCTCCTAAAGGTGGTACGGATTTAAATGATGAGCAGATTAAAGAAGTAATTGACTATATGATTAATTCTAGTAAATAA
- the soxX gene encoding sulfur oxidation c-type cytochrome SoxX, with protein MNVIKKILTVTAISGLLAVSSFASDEELVKKGEKIFNTNTLGNCVACHAINGKTLDGPGSMGPILQALSAWPEEALYEKIYDPNTTNPISTMPAFGKNGWLSDDEIKAVIAYLKTIN; from the coding sequence ATGAATGTAATTAAAAAAATATTAACTGTAACGGCAATTAGTGGATTATTAGCAGTTAGTAGTTTTGCATCAGATGAAGAATTAGTTAAAAAAGGTGAAAAAATTTTTAATACTAATACTTTGGGAAATTGTGTAGCTTGTCACGCAATAAATGGTAAAACATTAGATGGACCAGGAAGTATGGGACCTATTTTACAAGCTTTATCAGCTTGGCCAGAAGAGGCATTATATGAAAAAATTTATGATCCAAATACAACAAATCCAATTTCAACAATGCCAGCATTTGGTAAAAATGGTTGGTTAAGTGATGATGAAATAAAAGCTGTAATTGCTTATTTAAAAACAATTAATTAA
- the soxY gene encoding thiosulfate oxidation carrier protein SoxY, whose protein sequence is MMNRRNFLSLGFGAVAIAAIPAKLSAIDFRETLPKAWTATKVDDAIKEIFGSSTLTEGSINLSAPDIAENGAVIPVSFDTTLNATKIAVFQDANPESAVAVFSIPENAVIDYAIRIKLAKTGTVTVVAEANGKLYAVSKLVKVTIGGCGG, encoded by the coding sequence ATGATGAACAGAAGAAATTTTTTAAGTTTAGGATTTGGTGCAGTTGCAATTGCTGCGATTCCTGCAAAGTTAAGTGCAATTGATTTTAGAGAAACTCTACCAAAAGCATGGACTGCTACAAAAGTTGATGATGCAATAAAAGAGATTTTTGGATCATCTACTTTAACAGAAGGAAGTATCAATTTAAGTGCTCCTGATATTGCTGAAAATGGTGCAGTTATTCCAGTTTCATTTGATACAACATTAAATGCTACAAAAATTGCAGTATTCCAAGATGCAAATCCTGAAAGTGCAGTTGCAGTATTTTCTATTCCTGAAAATGCAGTTATTGATTATGCAATAAGAATTAAATTAGCAAAAACAGGAACAGTAACTGTTGTTGCAGAAGCTAACGGAAAATTATATGCAGTTTCTAAATTAGTAAAAGTAACTATTGGTGGATGTGGTGGTTGA
- the soxZ gene encoding thiosulfate oxidation carrier complex protein SoxZ, which produces MSGTTKIKAKLKDGIVEVKALATHPMLSYQEAERAKKEVNFITYVVAKVKDKVVYEASTSQFLSKDPYMKFSFKGAAVGDTIELTWKDLKGNTDVSTEVIK; this is translated from the coding sequence ATGTCAGGTACTACAAAAATCAAAGCAAAATTAAAAGACGGAATTGTTGAAGTAAAAGCATTAGCAACTCACCCAATGTTAAGTTATCAAGAAGCTGAAAGAGCAAAAAAAGAAGTTAATTTTATCACTTATGTTGTTGCAAAAGTTAAAGATAAAGTTGTTTATGAAGCATCTACAAGTCAATTTTTATCAAAAGATCCTTATATGAAATTTTCATTTAAAGGAGCAGCTGTTGGAGATACAATAGAGCTTACTTGGAAAGATTTAAAAGGTAATACAGACGTAAGTACAGAAGTAATTAAATAA
- the soxA gene encoding sulfur oxidation c-type cytochrome SoxA — MLSKFVKSTALIALTVCTLNAADFNAGAEKDRIAAIKYFEAKFADPEKNKNTFFPYSTDDELKNDYAKNLKHNDFAIGAYSFSKDAKSQYEAIKEMPPYEDGIEKGEELYNKKFANGNSLATCFPNPAVSGNYPYFDQKKKELVSLTSAVNDCLRANGEKEWNTQKGDMANFQAFLASSSTEAGKKVDIKISSADAKKAYENGKEYYYSQKGYLKLSCAECHVQGAGIRVRNEKLSPLTGQMTHFPVYRLKWDELGTIERRISGCIVDQGQVSPKDESTQMKELLYFLAYMSNGMAVDGPDVRK; from the coding sequence ATGTTATCAAAATTTGTAAAATCTACAGCATTAATAGCACTTACAGTTTGTACTTTAAATGCAGCTGATTTTAATGCAGGGGCTGAAAAAGATAGAATTGCAGCAATTAAATATTTTGAAGCAAAGTTTGCAGACCCAGAAAAAAATAAAAATACTTTTTTCCCTTATTCAACAGATGATGAATTAAAAAATGATTATGCAAAAAATTTAAAACATAATGATTTTGCCATAGGAGCTTATTCATTTTCAAAAGATGCTAAATCTCAATATGAAGCAATCAAAGAGATGCCTCCTTATGAAGATGGAATCGAAAAAGGTGAAGAGTTATACAACAAAAAATTTGCTAATGGTAATTCTTTAGCAACTTGTTTTCCAAATCCAGCAGTTTCAGGAAATTATCCATATTTTGATCAAAAGAAAAAAGAGTTAGTATCTTTAACCTCTGCTGTTAATGATTGTTTAAGAGCAAATGGTGAAAAAGAGTGGAATACACAAAAAGGTGATATGGCAAATTTCCAAGCATTTTTAGCAAGTTCTTCTACTGAGGCTGGTAAAAAAGTTGATATTAAAATATCTAGTGCTGATGCTAAAAAAGCTTATGAAAATGGAAAAGAGTATTATTATAGTCAAAAGGGATATTTAAAACTTTCTTGTGCTGAGTGCCATGTTCAAGGAGCAGGTATAAGAGTTAGAAATGAAAAACTTTCTCCATTAACTGGACAAATGACACATTTCCCTGTTTATAGATTAAAATGGGATGAATTAGGTACGATTGAGCGAAGAATATCAGGTTGTATTGTAGATCAAGGTCAAGTTTCACCAAAAGATGAAAGTACACAAATGAAAGAGTTATTATATTTCTTAGCGTATATGTCAAATGGTATGGCTGTTGACGGTCCAGATGTAAGAAAATAA
- the soxB gene encoding thiosulfohydrolase SoxB — MSKLSRREFVYMMAMLGATPVFANSHTRMTDTKKLEDYYKLKPFGNARFLHMTDSHAQLLPVYFREPSVNLGFFSNFGKPPHIVGEKLLDYYGIKGNKRLEYAYSCVNFEKHAKVMGKVGGFAQIKTVVDYLKDSFGADKTLLLDGGDTWQGSATALYTRGKDMVGAMNLLGVDVAVGHWEFTYKAEEVLENVKALKAEFLAQNIFVKEDSMMNGVEAFDEDTGHAFKPYTIKKMGNARVAIIGQAFPYTTIANPQRFIPDWTFGIKEDSMQEIVDKIKAEEKPDAIIVLSHNGFDTDKKMAQVCTGIDFIMGGHTHDGVPEAVPVKNANGTTYVCNAGSNGKFLNVLDLDIQKGKIKDFKFTLLPIFSDLIPENKEMKKYIEDVRLPFLKELTRPIATTEQTLFRRGNFNGSWDQIICDALLEVKEAQISLSPGFRWGTSVMPGQTITFDDLMTQTAMTYPETYARDIKGVDIKAILEDVADNLFNEDPFYQQGGDMVRTGGISYKINPIAKMGERITDIVLTKTGEKLDASKSYKVAGWSTVGAQSEGEPVWETVETYLKNVKHISNIKVDTPDIIGVKGNPGII, encoded by the coding sequence ATGAGTAAATTAAGCAGAAGAGAGTTTGTATATATGATGGCTATGCTTGGAGCTACGCCTGTATTTGCAAACTCTCATACAAGAATGACAGATACAAAAAAATTAGAAGATTATTATAAATTAAAACCATTTGGAAATGCTAGATTTTTACATATGACAGATTCTCATGCACAATTACTTCCTGTATATTTTAGAGAACCAAGTGTAAATCTTGGATTTTTTAGTAATTTTGGTAAACCACCACATATTGTAGGTGAAAAATTACTTGATTATTATGGAATCAAAGGAAACAAAAGACTTGAATATGCATATTCATGTGTAAATTTTGAAAAACATGCAAAAGTTATGGGAAAAGTTGGTGGTTTTGCTCAAATTAAAACAGTAGTTGATTATTTAAAAGATAGTTTTGGTGCTGATAAAACATTACTTTTAGATGGTGGAGATACTTGGCAAGGAAGTGCAACAGCTCTTTACACAAGAGGTAAAGATATGGTTGGAGCAATGAATTTACTTGGTGTTGATGTTGCTGTTGGACATTGGGAATTTACATATAAAGCTGAAGAAGTTTTAGAAAATGTAAAAGCATTAAAAGCAGAATTTTTAGCACAAAATATTTTTGTAAAAGAAGATTCAATGATGAACGGTGTTGAAGCTTTTGATGAAGATACAGGACATGCCTTTAAACCATATACAATTAAAAAAATGGGTAATGCAAGAGTTGCAATTATTGGACAAGCATTTCCATATACAACTATCGCAAATCCTCAAAGATTTATTCCTGATTGGACATTTGGAATAAAAGAAGATTCTATGCAAGAAATCGTAGATAAAATCAAAGCAGAAGAGAAACCAGATGCTATTATAGTTCTATCTCATAATGGTTTTGATACGGATAAAAAAATGGCTCAAGTTTGTACGGGAATTGATTTTATAATGGGTGGACATACTCACGATGGTGTTCCTGAAGCAGTTCCAGTTAAAAATGCAAATGGTACAACTTATGTTTGTAATGCTGGAAGTAATGGTAAATTTTTAAATGTTTTAGATTTAGATATTCAAAAAGGAAAAATTAAAGACTTTAAATTTACACTTCTTCCAATTTTCTCTGATTTAATTCCTGAAAATAAAGAGATGAAAAAATATATTGAAGATGTAAGACTTCCATTCTTAAAAGAACTAACAAGACCAATAGCAACAACAGAACAAACATTGTTTAGAAGAGGAAACTTTAATGGTTCTTGGGATCAAATTATTTGTGATGCACTTTTAGAAGTAAAAGAAGCACAAATTTCATTAAGTCCAGGATTTAGATGGGGAACTTCTGTAATGCCTGGTCAAACAATTACTTTTGATGATTTAATGACTCAAACTGCTATGACATATCCTGAAACTTATGCAAGAGATATTAAAGGTGTTGATATAAAAGCTATTTTAGAAGATGTTGCTGATAATTTATTTAATGAAGATCCATTCTACCAACAAGGTGGAGATATGGTAAGAACAGGTGGAATTTCATATAAAATAAATCCAATTGCAAAAATGGGTGAAAGAATCACAGATATTGTTTTAACAAAAACTGGTGAAAAACTAGATGCCAGTAAATCTTACAAAGTAGCTGGTTGGTCAACCGTTGGAGCTCAAAGTGAGGGTGAACCTGTTTGGGAAACTGTTGAAACATATTTAAAAAATGTAAAACATATTAGTAATATAAAAGTTGATACTCCTGATATTATTGGAGTAAAAGGAAATCCAGGAATTATCTAA
- a CDS encoding thioredoxin family protein, which produces MIKILLFCLFLFVNLNASFKDGAFIFKNKCSSCHGDFIEINTLKENFFEKKNKLLNLKAPTVNMLAYAIMDSPKKVGDPEDVEMRTLEIESYLKSYLEKPDRFNSICDEHILQFYDIKKSVSGLSNEDYTNLAIFFMEYKNNSVQTSKNKELLSNDETTILKKAQKENKQIIVYASSKTCYFCKKMDKEVLSLAEIKNKIDENYIYMKVDVDETKLPFELQKVYKEITPTFFILSKDGTYIKQYPGSWTKSDFLEILKENLK; this is translated from the coding sequence TTGATAAAAATTTTATTATTTTGTCTATTTTTATTTGTTAATTTAAATGCTAGTTTTAAAGATGGAGCGTTTATTTTTAAAAATAAATGTTCCTCTTGTCATGGTGATTTTATAGAAATAAACACATTAAAAGAGAACTTTTTTGAAAAAAAAAATAAGCTTTTAAATTTAAAAGCACCAACAGTAAATATGTTAGCTTATGCCATTATGGATAGTCCAAAAAAAGTTGGTGATCCAGAAGATGTTGAAATGCGAACTTTAGAAATAGAGTCTTATTTAAAATCTTATTTGGAAAAACCTGATAGATTTAACTCTATTTGTGATGAACATATTTTGCAGTTTTATGATATTAAAAAATCAGTTTCAGGTTTAAGTAATGAAGATTATACAAATCTTGCAATATTTTTTATGGAATATAAAAATAATTCAGTCCAAACAAGTAAAAACAAAGAGTTACTTTCAAATGATGAAACAACTATTTTAAAAAAAGCCCAAAAAGAGAATAAACAAATTATAGTTTATGCTTCTTCAAAAACTTGTTATTTTTGCAAAAAAATGGATAAAGAGGTTCTTAGTTTAGCTGAGATTAAAAATAAAATAGATGAAAATTATATTTATATGAAAGTTGATGTTGATGAAACGAAACTTCCTTTTGAACTTCAAAAGGTTTATAAAGAGATAACTCCAACATTTTTTATTCTTTCAAAAGATGGAACTTATATAAAACAATATCCTGGAAGTTGGACAAAAAGTGATTTTTTAGAAATTTTGAAAGAAAATCTAAAATAA
- a CDS encoding MOSC domain-containing protein, with protein MEKNTKILGKVLNTFSATKESSGSPRPVVFQLNLIKDYGIENDKFAGKKLEQTVMIVGIQSYEIAKDNGINLEFGSLGENILLDFDPHILEVGTKLIIEDSIIEITQICTVCNHLAVFNENLPLLLKGHRGLYCKIIKSGIVSKDMIVKIKG; from the coding sequence ATGGAAAAAAATACAAAAATTCTAGGAAAAGTATTAAATACTTTTAGTGCTACAAAAGAGTCAAGTGGTTCGCCAAGACCAGTTGTTTTTCAACTAAATCTTATCAAAGATTATGGTATTGAAAATGATAAATTTGCAGGAAAAAAACTTGAACAAACAGTTATGATTGTGGGAATTCAGTCATATGAAATTGCCAAAGATAATGGAATAAATTTAGAGTTTGGAAGTTTAGGAGAAAATATATTATTAGATTTTGACCCACATATTTTAGAGGTTGGAACAAAACTAATAATTGAAGATTCAATTATTGAAATTACTCAAATTTGCACTGTTTGTAATCATTTGGCTGTTTTTAATGAAAATTTACCACTTTTATTAAAAGGTCATAGGGGACTTTATTGTAAGATTATTAAAAGTGGAATTGTATCAAAAGATATGATTGTAAAAATAAAAGGATAG
- a CDS encoding DsrE family protein, with translation MKKIILIVLLAIFSYAQSKFSEPQPTFDNPRKVVYSLYVGDLETVEHTIGSMYNILKEYPAESLKIVVVAYGKGLRVLKKDYDKKTLERVKSLMEYDVEFIACKNTMETMKWKESDFIDGIGFTQAGIVEVIEKQKDGYIGITAY, from the coding sequence ATGAAAAAAATTATATTAATTGTTTTATTGGCAATATTTTCTTACGCTCAATCAAAATTTAGTGAACCACAACCAACCTTTGATAATCCAAGAAAAGTGGTTTATTCTTTATATGTTGGTGATTTAGAAACAGTTGAACATACAATTGGTTCAATGTACAATATTTTAAAAGAGTATCCAGCTGAGAGTTTAAAAATAGTTGTTGTTGCTTATGGAAAAGGATTAAGAGTTTTAAAAAAAGATTATGATAAAAAAACTCTTGAAAGAGTAAAATCTTTGATGGAATATGATGTTGAATTTATTGCTTGTAAAAACACAATGGAAACTATGAAATGGAAAGAGTCAGATTTTATAGATGGTATTGGATTTACTCAAGCTGGAATTGTTGAAGTTATTGAAAAACAAAAAGATGGATATATTGGAATTACCGCATATTAA
- a CDS encoding alpha/beta fold hydrolase, which produces MFKKSLLLSSFIMVFSLSLNAATISKDECAKKGDNFIFAGNECIEYKKFKGEVEDSLNIIVHGTWKDGTDTLARYAPFAEDISMRTDVTTIAVALPGYSKSSTNNFTSLSHEGVENLAAKKEYVEFVGELVKALKKKYEAGKITYIGHSAGCMMGATLTGLKPMLIDNLVCAGGVYDIKKEKPNLKDAISIVDVLDKVDKQTKFVLIYGTADDISKSQTTIDFYNLAKSKGLDVKLVEAKDAPHIDLDMTPESIDAITELLVEE; this is translated from the coding sequence ATGTTTAAAAAAAGTTTATTGTTATCAAGTTTTATAATGGTCTTTTCTTTATCTTTAAATGCAGCAACTATTTCAAAAGATGAGTGCGCAAAAAAAGGCGATAATTTTATTTTTGCAGGAAATGAGTGTATAGAATACAAAAAGTTTAAAGGTGAAGTTGAAGATTCATTAAATATCATAGTTCATGGAACATGGAAAGATGGAACTGACACACTTGCAAGATACGCTCCATTTGCAGAAGATATATCAATGCGAACAGATGTTACAACAATAGCTGTTGCACTTCCTGGATATTCAAAAAGTTCTACAAATAATTTTACTTCTTTATCTCATGAAGGAGTTGAAAATTTAGCTGCAAAAAAAGAGTATGTGGAGTTTGTAGGTGAATTAGTAAAAGCTTTAAAAAAGAAATATGAAGCAGGTAAAATTACATATATTGGACATAGTGCGGGTTGTATGATGGGTGCGACATTAACTGGATTAAAACCAATGTTGATTGATAATCTTGTTTGTGCTGGTGGAGTTTATGATATAAAAAAAGAGAAACCAAATCTTAAAGACGCTATTTCAATAGTTGATGTTTTAGATAAGGTGGATAAACAAACAAAATTTGTCCTTATATATGGAACAGCTGATGATATTTCAAAATCACAAACTACAATAGATTTTTACAATCTAGCAAAATCTAAAGGTTTAGATGTAAAACTTGTGGAAGCTAAAGATGCACCACATATTGATTTAGATATGACACCTGAATCAATAGATGCTATAACAGAATTGTTAGTTGAAGAATAA